From Synergistaceae bacterium:
GATAAAGCATCTTTCTGAGGTCTGCGGTCCGTGATACAGCCGGTAGGGCATTTTGTCGCGCAGAGTCCACAGTTTATGCATTTTTCGGGGTCGATGTACGCAAGGGCGTCCTTCATCTCTATGGCTTGCACAGGGCAGGTCTTTACGCACAATGTACAGCCGATGCAGCCAACTGAGCAGGATTTTTTGACATCAGGACCCTTTAGTGGTGAGTTACAGGAGACCTGGACCTTCGCCTTGCGCGGCACAAGAGCCAGGACATCACGTGGACACTGTCCCACACATGCGCCGCAGCCTACACACTTTTCCACATCTACTACTGCGAGGCCATTCTCGATCTTTATTGCACTGAAAGGGCAGACTCTGACGCAAGTTCCAAGCCCCATACAGCTAAACTTACAGGAGGTTGGGCCATTGCCCGGGACAACCGCGGCTTCGCGGCAGTCATATACTCCGACGTAGACGCAGTTCTTTACTGTCTTGTCGGGTGAACCCTTGCATTTGAGAAAAGCGATCTTAGGCTCTTCGGTTGACACTTCAACTCCCAGAATGTCCGCGATTTTTTCTGCAAGCGCAGTTCCGCCCGCAGCGCAGCCGCTGACCCTGGCGTTGCCGGCGACAAGGGCCTCCGCAAAACTGTCGCAGCCGGGGAATCCGCAGCCGCCACAGTTCGCACCAGGCAGTGCGGCGCGTATATCAGCCTGACGAGGGTCAATCTTCACAAAGAATTTTTTTGATGCAAAAGCAAGAAGGATCCCGAATATGAGTCCGAGTCCTCCCATTATGATCGTAGGATAAAGTATTCCGGTCATCATCTCATAAGCCCCCCTACTACTTTATGATCCCGCTGAAGCCCATGAAAGCAATGGACATAAGGCCCGCGGTTACAAGCGCTATTGGGAGCCCGCGCAGACACTTAGGCATGTTCTGGCTGATCTCTATCCTCTCACGTATACCTGCCATCAAAATAATTGCGAGAAGGAAACCCGTCGACGCACCCAGCGCATGGACAACGGATTCGGCGAGTGTGTATTTTTCGTTCATATTAATGACGGCAACGCCAAGTACCGCGCAGTTTGTCGTAATGAGCGGGAGGAATATACCGAGCGACTTATAGAGGCCCGGCTGCACCTTCTTGAGTACTATCTCCACGAACTGTACCAGCGCCGCTATTATGAGAATGAACGAGAGTGTATAGAGATATTCGAGACCGAGCGGAACAAGTATAAAGGTGTAAGCCAGCCACGTCATCGTCGACGCAAACACAATTACGAAGATGACAGCAATACCCATCCCTTTTGCGGTCTCAAGCCTGCTTGATACCCCAAGAAACGGGCAGCAGCCGAGGAAGCGCGCGAGAAGTATGTTGTTTACAAATATGGCTCCGAAGAAGAGGGCAAGCAGCGACATCACGCATCACCTTCCTTTTGCTCTTTTGCGCATGGAACAGTGGCGTTGCCGCCTCCGCAGACTGCTCTGAGGCTGCAGCCTTCGCATGCGTTAAGTTTTTCCCATCCGTCAAAAGCTGGGGCGAACCCTGTCACCGACTCTTCCTTGCGCATCTGAATGTGTCTGAAGAGCGCAATAAGAATGCCAAGTGTGATAAAACCGCCGGGAGCAAGGATAACAAGCAGTGCAGGCTGATATAACGCCGGTATGACAGCGTGATCGAATATTGAGCCATTGCCTAGAAGTTCGCGGAGGCCGCCGATGAAAGTCAGCGCCAGCGTGAAGCCCAAGCCCATGCCGACTCCGTCAAACAGTGAGTCTATAACACCGTTCTTGAACGCGAACGCCTCTGCGCGGGCCAGGATTATGCAGTTGACGACAATCAGCGGTATGAAAATTCCAAGCGACTTGTTAAGCGCAGGGGCGTAAGCCGAGATCAGAAGCTGTACCACCGTAACGAAACCTGCAATAACGACTATAAACGCCGGGATGCGTATCTCGTCCGGTATGAACTTGCGTAGCGCGGAAATCATTATGTTAGAACCAATGAGTACCGCAGTTGCGGCAATTCCCATGCCGAAGCCGTTTACGGCACTTGTAGTCACCGCGAGAGTCGGACAGAGACCAAGCACCAGTACAAATGTCGGGTTTTCTCTGATTACCCCGTTTGTGATTAGTCTGAGAGGATTCATCATCACTAATTCACACCTCTTTTCTTTGATGCGGAGCTTACTGCGTCAATTGCAGTGGAAACAGGAACGGCAATAGAAACATGCTTATTCCCGCCGCCCTTGAGATTTATTTTCCAGTAGTTGAGCGCGGTATTAACGCCTGTCACAACAGCGGTTGATGTTATTGTCGCACCGGAGATTGCCTGGATCTCGTTGTCAGAAGCCGCAGAGGTCTTAGTTACATTCAGTCTGCTGACTTTCCTGTTCTTGAACTGGCCGGAGAAAGCCGGATCCGGCGCTTTTGCGCCCAGTCCAGGGGTTTCGTTGTGGGTAAGTATCCTGATGTCCATCAGCTGTCCCTCACTGCTGATCCCGACGACCATTTCGATCGGTCCGCCGTAGCCCTTAGGTGTTACGGTTATGGTATAACCGACAAGCTTGCCGCCGGAAGTGCCCTCGTTGATCTCCTTGATTATCCCCGGGTTACCTGTGATCTTTACTGTTTTAAAATCTGTTGCTCCGGGAAGCGTAGCTGCCAGAGCCTCCATCTTTTCCCGCTCTTTTGCTGTCCGGATCGGCTCAAGCGTCATAGTGTAGACGCCGCCAAGTATGAGTCCGGTTACCGCGGTGATGATGAAGAGTACTACTCCAAGTCTGATTATCTTAGACATGTTTCTTCACCTCCCCGAAGATACGCGGTACAGCGAATCTGTCTATAAGAGGGACAGTGAGGTTCATGATAAGTATTGAGTAAGATACGCCCTCGGGATATCCGCCGAAAGTCCTTATCAGAGAGG
This genomic window contains:
- a CDS encoding RnfABCDGE type electron transport complex subunit G encodes the protein MSKIIRLGVVLFIITAVTGLILGGVYTMTLEPIRTAKEREKMEALAATLPGATDFKTVKITGNPGIIKEINEGTSGGKLVGYTITVTPKGYGGPIEMVVGISSEGQLMDIRILTHNETPGLGAKAPDPAFSGQFKNRKVSRLNVTKTSAASDNEIQAISGATITSTAVVTGVNTALNYWKINLKGGGNKHVSIAVPVSTAIDAVSSASKKRGVN
- the rsxA gene encoding electron transport complex subunit RsxA, which produces MSLLALFFGAIFVNNILLARFLGCCPFLGVSSRLETAKGMGIAVIFVIVFASTMTWLAYTFILVPLGLEYLYTLSFILIIAALVQFVEIVLKKVQPGLYKSLGIFLPLITTNCAVLGVAVINMNEKYTLAESVVHALGASTGFLLAIILMAGIRERIEISQNMPKCLRGLPIALVTAGLMSIAFMGFSGIIK
- a CDS encoding electron transport complex subunit E, yielding MMNPLRLITNGVIRENPTFVLVLGLCPTLAVTTSAVNGFGMGIAATAVLIGSNIMISALRKFIPDEIRIPAFIVVIAGFVTVVQLLISAYAPALNKSLGIFIPLIVVNCIILARAEAFAFKNGVIDSLFDGVGMGLGFTLALTFIGGLRELLGNGSIFDHAVIPALYQPALLVILAPGGFITLGILIALFRHIQMRKEESVTGFAPAFDGWEKLNACEGCSLRAVCGGGNATVPCAKEQKEGDA
- a CDS encoding Fe-S cluster domain-containing protein, with the translated sequence MTGILYPTIIMGGLGLIFGILLAFASKKFFVKIDPRQADIRAALPGANCGGCGFPGCDSFAEALVAGNARVSGCAAGGTALAEKIADILGVEVSTEEPKIAFLKCKGSPDKTVKNCVYVGVYDCREAAVVPGNGPTSCKFSCMGLGTCVRVCPFSAIKIENGLAVVDVEKCVGCGACVGQCPRDVLALVPRKAKVQVSCNSPLKGPDVKKSCSVGCIGCTLCVKTCPVQAIEMKDALAYIDPEKCINCGLCATKCPTGCITDRRPQKDALSAEPSLQA